The DNA segment AAAAACGCGTCCGATTCCAGTCCGCCTGGCTGCCCTGGCTGCTCATCGCGCCGCAGATGGCCATCATCGTGGTCTTCTTCTTCTGGCCCGCCAGCCAGGCGCTGGTGCAGTCGCTGCAGATGCAGGATGCCTTCGGCACGTCCACCGAATGGGTCGGGCTGGAGAACTTCCGGCGGCTGTTCGACGACCCCGGCTACATCGAGTCGTTCAAGACCACGGCGTTCTTCTCGGTGCTGGTGGCGGCCAGCGGCATCGTGCTGTCGCTGCTGCTGGCGGTGTTCGCCGACCGGGTGGTCAAGGGCGCCATGTTCTACAAGACCCTGCTGATCCTGCCCTACGCCGTGGCACCGGCCGTGGCCGCCGTGCTGTGGGTCTTCATGTTCTCGCCCTCGCTGGGCGTGGTGTCGTACGCGCTGGGCCATTTCGGCATCGACTGGAACCACCTGCTCAACTCCGGCCAGGCCATGGCGCTGATCGTGATGGCCTCGGTCTGGAAACAGATCTCCTACAACTTCCTCTTCTTCCTGGCGGGGCTGCAGTCCATCCCGAAGTCGCTGATCGAGGCCGCCGCCATCGACGGCGCCGGCCCGTGGCGCCGCTTCTGGAGCGTGCAGTTCCCGCTGCTCTCGCCCACCACGTTCTTCCTGCTGGTCATCAACGTGGTGTATGCGTTCTTCGACACCTTCGCCATCGTCGATGCCGCCACGCAGGGCGGCCCGGGCAAGGACACGGCCATCCTCGTCTACAAGGTCTATTACGACGGCTTCAAGGCCATGGACCTGGGCGGCTCCGCGGCGCAATCCGTGGTGCTGATGCTGATCGTGGTCGCGCTCACCGTCGTGCAGTTCCGCTACGTTGAAAAGAAAGTCCAGTACTGACATGGTCGAACGCAGCCTCACGCGCGGCATCCTCGCGCACTTCATCATGATCCTGGGCATCGTCATCGTGGCGTTCCCGCTCTACCTGGCCTTCGTGGCCTCCACCCACACGGCCCAGGAAATCGTGCAGGCGCCCATGCCCCTGCTGCCCGGCACGAACTTCTGGGACACCTACAAGGCGGCCCTCTTCGGGCGCGACCAGGGCGCCGGCTCCACCGCGCCGGTGGCCCGCATGATGTGGGTGAGCTTCGTGTCGGCCATCGTCATCACGGTGGGCAAGATCGCCATCTCGCTGCTGTCGGCCTTCGCCATCGTGTACTTCCGCTTCCCGTTCAAGGGCCTGTGCTTCTGGCTGATCTTCATCACGCTGATGCTGCCGGTGGAAGTGCGCATCGGCCCCACCTACCAGGTGGTGTCCGACTTGGGGCTGCTCAACAGCTACGCGGGCCTCACGGTGCCGCTGATCGCGTCGGCCACCGCCACCTTCCTCTTCCGGCAGTTCTTCCTCACGGTGCCGGACGAACTGGTCGAGGCCGCGCGCATCGACGGCGCCGGGCCCATGCGCTTCTTCAAGGACGTGCTGGTGCCGCTGTCGCGCACCTCCATCGCCGCGCTCTTCGTGATCCAGTTCATCTACGGCTGGAACCAGTACCTCTGGCCGCTGCTGGCGACCACGAGCGAGGACATGTACCCCGTGGTGATCGGCATCAAGCGCATGATCGCGGGCGGCGACGGGCAGAACGAATGGAACATCGTCATGGCCACCGCCATCCTGGCCATGCTGCCGCCCGCCGCGGTGGTGATCCTCATGCAGAAATGGTTCGTGAAAGGGCTGGTGGACACCGAGAAGTAGTCCTCCACCCCCCTGAAAACGCCCATTCCACCCACGCATCCCGCTACGAACCCCATCGCAACATGGCATCTCTTTCCCTGCGCAACGTCGTCAAGCGCTACGGCCACGGCCCGAAGGCCAACCAGGTGATCCACGGCGTGAACGCCGAAATCGCCGACGGCGAATTCATCGTCATCGTCGGCCCCTCGGGCTGCGGCAAGTCCACCCTGCTGCGCATGGTGGCGGGCCTGGAGGAAATCTCCGGCGGCGAGATCGCCATCGGCAACCGCGTGGTCAACGATCTGGAGCCGGCCCAGCGCGACATCGCCATGGTGTTCCAGAACTACGCGCTCTATCCGCACATGACGAACTTCGAGAACATGGCCTACGGCCTGAAGATCGCCAAGGTGCCGAAGGACGAAATCAAGGCGCGCGTGGACAAGGCCGCGAAGATCCTCGAGCTCGGCCACCTGCTCGAGCGCAAGCCGCGCGAGCTCTCCGGCGGCCAGCGCCAGCGCGTCGCCATGGGCCGCGCCATCGTGCGCCAGCCCCAGGTGTTCCTGTTCGACGAGCCGCTCTCCAACCTCGACGCCAAGCTGCGCGCGCAGACCCGCCTGGAGATCCAGAAGCTGCACCGCGAACTGGGCATCACCAGCCTCTTCGTCACGCACGATCAGGTCGAGGCCATGACGCTGGCCCAGCGCATGATCGTGATGAACGGCGGCGTGATGGAACAGTTCGGCACGCCCGAAGAGGTCTATCACACGCCCGCATCGACCTTCGTCGCGAGCTTCATCGGCTCGCCGCCCATGAACCTGCTGAAGAACGCCCCGGGCGGGCGGCAGGGCGCGATCCTCGGCATCCGGCCGGAGCACATCGACATCTCCAGCGTGGGCTGGGAGCTGCGCGTGGAGACGGTCGAGCTGCTGGGCGCCGAGCGCCTCGTCTATGGCCGCCTGCAGTCGGGTGGCGGGGACGAGCCGGTCATCGTGCGCATCGAGGAAGGCTCCCACCATCCCCAGCCCGGCGACACCATCCACGTGGAGCCCCGCATGGACCGGCTGCACTGGTTCGACGCCGCCTCCGGCAAGCGGCTCTGAGCTGCGCCGGCACCGCCCGCATGGAACACGCAGCCCCGCTGCACGCCACCATCCCGGTGCTGGCGTCCCTCGACCTCGACGAGAGCGCCGCCTTCTATTCCGGGCGCCTGGGCTTCACGGTCGCATCGCGCACCGATGACTACCTCATCGCCACGCGCGACGGCTGTGAACTGCACTTCTGGCTCTGCGGCGAGCGCCACATCGCCGAGAACACCTCCTGCTACGCGCGTGGCGACGTGCGCGCGCTGCATGCCGAATTCACGCAACGGGGGCTGGTGCTGCCGCCGCCCGTGGAGCGTCCCTGGGGCATGCGCGAGCTCTACGTGCACGATCCCCACGGCAACCTGCTCAAGTTCGGCGAACAGATCCTGACTCCCTGAGCGCCATGGGCCGCGGCCAGCGGTTCTATAGTCCATCGCCATGACTGCCACCCCATCCACCACGCCCCCCGCCGACTGGCCCTATCCCCGATGGATCGCCCACCGCGGCGCGGGCCGGCTGGCCCCCGAGAACACCCTGGCGGCCTTCCGGCTCGGCGCGCACCACGGCTACCGCATGTTCGAATGCGACGCCAAGCTCAGCAGCGACGGCGTCGTCTTCCTGCTGCACGATGCCACCCTGGAGCGCACCACCAACGGCCGGGGCACCGCTGGCGACCGCCCCTGGGGCGAACTCTCGCAGCTCGACGCGGGCAGTTGGCATTCCCGCGGCAGCGCGGGCGAACCCCTGCCGACCCTGGAGCACCTCGCGCGCTACTGCCTGGCCAACGGCTACCTGCTGAACATCGAGATCAAGCCCACGCCAGGCACCGAAGAGGAAACCGGCCGGGCCGTGGCATCGCTGGCGGCGCGCCTCTGGCACCAGGCCGAAGTGCCGCCGTTGCTCACCTCGTTCAAGGTCGCGGCCCTCGCGGGTGCGCGGGACGCGGCCCCGCTGCTGCCGCGCGGCCTGCTGCTCGACAGCTTGCCGGATGGCTGGCTCGACACAGCCCGCCAGCTGGGCTGCGCGGCCGTGGTCTGCCACCACGCGCTCTGGACGGCGGAACACGTCGCCGCCGTGAAGGACTGCGGCCTGCGCACCCTCAGCTACACGGTGAACGACGAGTGGGCCGCGCAGCGCCTGCTGGACCTCGGCACCGACGGCATCATCACCGACCGCGTGGATCTGTTCAGTCCCGCGATGGGTTGAAGCCGCCCGGGCTGCGTGCTGGCATATCGAAATCGCGATCGCATCCCGCCAAAAAACACACCCCTGTTTACCCGGATGCAGAGGGCATCCGCGCCCATACCGCCCACCCTGGAGGACACAATCGCTCCCGCTGGGCGAAATGACACATCAATTTACAAGATGGTCCAAGGGGCGAGGTTATGCGGAATTTCAAGATTTCCACGCGGCTGCTGTGGCTGCTGGGCGGGTTGTCGGCGCTGCTGGTGGCGGTGGGGGCGGTCGGGCTGCTTGGCATCGCCAGGTCCAATCACGCGCTCGAGTCGATGTACAGGGAACGGCTGACGGCGCAGATCGCGATCGCCGACCTGCGCTACCTGACGGCGCGCAACCGGCAGCTCGTGTCGGGCGCCCTGCTCTCGCCCTCTCCCGAAAAAGTCGAGCAGGCGCTTCGGGAAGCCCGGGAGAACGTGGTCCTGTCCGATCAACTCTGGAGCCGGATCCAGGCATTGCCACTGGAGCCGGAACTGCGCGAGGCGGTGCAGCGGACGGGCGAGCAGCGCCGGAAGATCATGCAGGAAGGCCTGGGCCCCGCGCTCTCCGCCCTGAAGGACGCCGACATCGCAGCCGTCCGCGTGCTGGCGGTGCGCAAGTTCGATGCGCTTTACGACCCGCTGGACAAGAGCATCGCCTCGGCCGTCGATCTCAGCCGGCAGTTCGCCGAACAGGACTATGCGCTCGCCGTGGCCCGCTTCGGCACCCTGCGCGCCGTTCTCGGGGCGGCGATCGCAGCCGGAGTGCTGCTGGCGGCGCTCTTCGGCCTGGCGCTGGTCCGCGGCATCGCCCGCTCCCTGCGGCGCGCTGCCCTGGTGGCCGATGCGGTGGCACGGGGCGACCTCACGCAGCCCATCGACGTGCGCGGACTGGACGAAGTGGCCACCGTGATGCAGTCGCTGGCCAGCATGCAGGCCAGCCTGTGCGTGGTGGTTGACAGCGTGAGGCAGACCTCGGATCGCGTGCTGACGGCCAGCGCCGAGATTGCACAGGGCAACCAGGACCTGAGCGACCGCACGGAGCAGCAGGCCGCCGCGCTGCAGCAGACGGCGGCCGCTACCGGCCAGCTCAGCGGCACGGTCAGCCAGAACGCCGACCATGCGGTGCAGGCCCACCGGCTGGCGCAGGCCGCAAGCGAGGTGGCGGTGCGCGGCGGCGCCGTGATGGCCGATGTGGTACAGACCATGCAGGGCATACAGCACAGCTCGCAGAAGATCGCCGACATCATCGGCGTGATCGACTCCATCGCTTTCCAGACCAATATCCTGGCGCTGAACGCTGCCGTGGAAGCAGCCCGCGCAGGCGACCAGGGCCGCGGCTTTGCGGTGGTGGCCAGCGAGGTGCGCAGCCTGGCAGGCCGCAGCGCCGAGGCGGCCCGCGAGATCAAGGGGTTGATCGGCGACAGCGTGGGCCGCGTGCATAGCGGCACTGCGCTGGTGGATGCCGCCGGCACCACCATGGGCGAGATCGTGGGCGCCATCCGCAGCGTCACCGGCATCGTCGGCGACATCACCGCTGCCAGCGGCGAACAAAGCACCGGCGTGGCGCAGATCAGCAGCGCCGTGGGGAGCATAGACCAGACCACCCAGCAGAACGCTGCGCTGGTGGAAGAAATGGCCGCTGCCGCCAGCCATATGCGCCACCAGGCGCAGAGCCTGGTGGATGCGGTGGCCGTCTTCCGCCTGCCGCGCGACCCCGGGCCGATGGACAGCCAGCCACCCCGCACTCCGATGCGAGCGCTGGCACAGGGGTAGCCGCTGCGGGAAGGGACCTGCGGTACCCGGCGACACGGTGATACCCTCGCGGGTCCAGCCATGGACGCGACCATTCACTCCCTTTCCCTGATGCGTTTACTGCGGCGCCTTCCGCACTCCGTGCGGGCGCTGGTCCTCCTGGCGGCCTGCCTGCTGGCCGGGCCGCCCGGCACGGCACAGGCCGCCCCGCAGGCGCCCGCCTCCGCCCCGGCATCCGCCGGCAGCGCTGCGGCATCCCGGGCCGCCGCAGCCGCTGCGGCAGCCGCCGCGGCGGACATCGTCGATCCCGACACGCCCCTGCCCTCCGTGGACGAGCTGCGCAAGCGCCTGGAAGCCATCCCCCGCAAGCTCGGCGACCAGGACGACGGCCGCAAGCTCGTGAACGACGCCTACGCCGTCGGTGCCACGGCCGAGCAGGTGGTGGCCCGCCGCACGGCCGACCTGGCAGACCTGGACAGCCGCCTCGCCGGACTCGGCCCCGCCCCCGAGAAAGGCGCGCCCGCCGATTCGCCCGACGTCGTCCAGCAGCGCAGCGCCCTCGCCAAGCAGCGCGCCACCGTCGATGCGGACCTCAAGCTCGCGCGCCTGATCGCCGTCGATGCGGAACAACTCGGCGCCGACCTCCTGCGCCAGCGGCGCCAGCAGTTCCAGGCCGAACTCACCGCGCGTGCCGACTCACCCCTGGGCGCCGCCTTCTGGCGCAACCTGCGCACCGCATGGCCCACCGACACCGAGCGCCTGTCCGTGCTGGCCATCGAGGCCAAACAGGCCGCGCAGCGCGCGCTCGAACCCGAGCGGCGCCGGACCTTCCTCGTCAGCCTGCTGGGGGCGCTGCTGCTCCTGGTGGCCGGCAACTGGGCCGGTGAACGCCTGCTCGTGCGCCTCGCGCCGGCCAAGCTGCCCGCGGGCCGGCTGCGGCGCTCCCTGCTGGCCTCGGCCTCCGTGCTGGCGAACGTGATCTTCACCGGCACCGCCGCGCAGTGGCTGCTGAGCGGGCTCGACGCGGGCGACAACCTCGGCGAGCGACTCGACGGGCTCGGGCACTCCGCCGTGGGCATGGCGGTCTTCGCGGCCTTCGCCATCGGCCTGGGGCACGCGCTGCTCTCGCGCAAGCGCAGTTCCTGGCGCCTGCCCGCGTTGCCGGATGACCTCGCCCGCCGGCTGAGCCCCTACCCCTGGTGGATCGCGATCATCGCGGCGCTCGGCGGCATGGTGACGGAGATCAACGCCGCCGTGGGCGCCAGCCTTGCCGCGGAAGTCACCGCCCAGGCCTGCTTCGCGCTGCTGGTGGCCGCCGTCGTCGCCGCATCGGTGCGGCAGCTCAACGCGCCGCTGCCCGCATCGGCGCAGGAGCCGGCCAGCGGCGAGGATGCCGCTCCGGCCCCGGCCGCCACGCCGCCACGCCCGCTCTGGGTCGGCCTGCTGGTCGCCTGCGCGGGCATCGCCTCCCTGGCCGTGGTGCTGCTGGTCGCCTTCGGCTACATCGCGCTGGCCGGGGCCCTGGCGCGGCAGATGGTCTGGAGCGGCGTCGCCTTCGCTACCGCCTACCTGCTCTACCAACTGGTGGACGACCTCTGCGATGCCCTGCTCTCCTCGCGCAGCGGCTTCGGGCGGCGCCTGCACACGGGCATGGGCATCGACCCGGGCCTGCTCGACCAGGCGGCGGTCGTGCTCTCGGGCGCCCTGCGCGTCGTGCTGTTCTTCTATCTCATCATCGCCCTGCTGGCCCCCTTCGGCACCGGCCCGGACGAGCTGTTCCGCCGCGGCAGCGCGATGGACCAGGGCCTCAACCTCGGCAACTTCGCGCTGGCACCGCAGGCCCTGCTGACGGCGCTGGGCGTCGTCATCGCGGGCTTCATCGGCATCCGCGTGATCAAGCGCTGGCTCAGCGACCGGTACTTCCCCAGCACCACGCTGGAGCCGGGCATGCGCAGCTCCATCACCACCCTGCTGGGCTACTTCGGCGGCGTGATGGTGATCGCGGCCGCGCTGGCGGCGCTGGGCATCAGCGTGGAGCGCATCGCCTGGGTCGCGAGCGCGCTGTCGGTGGGTATCGGCTTCGGGCTGCAGGCCATCGTGCAGAACTTCATCTCGGGCCTGATCCTGCTGGCAGAGCGGCCCGTGAAGGTGGGCGACTGGGTCAAGCTCGGCGACACCGAAGGCGACATTCGCCGCATCAACGTGCGCGCCACCGAGATCCAGCTGGGCGACCACTCCACCGTCATCGTGCCCAACTCGGAATTCATCACCAAGACTGTGCGCAACATGACCTGGGGCGGCTCGCAGGGCCGCGTGCTGCTGCGCCTGCCGGCCCCGCTGGACACCGACGCCCAGCGCATGCGCGCCCTGATCCTGGATGCCTTCAAGGCGCACGAGAGCATCCTGGAGAGCCCCGGGCCCAGCGTCACGCTGGAAGACATCGTGAGCGGCACCCTCACCTTCCTGGCCATCGGCTACGTGAGCAACCCGCGCAACGCCGGTGGCGTGAAGAGCGACCTGCTGTTCTCCATCCTCGAATCGCTGCGCGCCGCGGGCCTGGCGCTCTCGCCCCCGGCCACCACCGCCGTGGCGCCGCTGTCCGCCGCCGCCCTCCAGCCCAGGGATCCGGCCGGCACGCCCACGCCGGGTACGGCATAGGCCACCGCAGCAGGCCCGCTGGCTGCTTCAGCCCAGTCCGGCGCAGCTCAGTCCAGCCTGGCGCCGGACTGCTGCACCGCCACGGCCCAGCGCGGCATTTCCGCCGCCAGGAAACTGGCGAACGCATCGGCGCCCAGGAAGGCCGGGTCTGCGCCCTGCGCCACCATGCGGTTTTTCACGTCGGGCGACTGCATGACCTGGCCGAACGCATCGCTGAGCTTCGCCACCACGTCTTTCGGCGTGCCGGCCGGCGCCAGGAAGCCGTAGAAGCCCACCACCTCGAAATTCGGGATGCCGCCCTCGATCACCGTCGGCACATCGGGCAGCGCCGGATTGCGCGCCCGGCTGGTGACGGCCAGCGCACGCACCTTGCCCTGCTGGTGGTAGGCCGCCGCCTGCGGAATGCTCTCGGCCATGAACTGCACCTGCCCGCCCATCAGGTCGGTGAAGGCCGGTGCGCTGCCGCGGTAGGGGATATGCACCATGAACAGCCCGGTCGCCGTCTTGAACATCTCCGGCACCAGGTGGCTGATGCCCCCGTTGCCCGCCGAGCCGAAGTTCACCTGCCCCGGCCGCGCCTTGGCGTAGGCAATGAACTCCTGCAGGTTCCGCACCGGCAGCTTCGGATTGACCAGCAGCGCCAGCGGCTGCATCGCCGTGCGCGCGATGGGCGTGAAGTCCTTGAGCGTGGAGTACGGCAGCTTGCTGTAAAGCGCCGGGTTGATGACCATCACCCCCGTGTTGGCCAGCATCAGCGTATGGCCGTCCGGCGGCGCCTTCATCACATCCTGCGCGCCCACCGTGCCGCCCGCACCGGCCTTGTAGTCCACCACCACCGGCTGGCCCAGCACGGCCTGCAGCTTGTCGGTCAGCAGCCGCGCATGCTGGTCCAGCGGGCCTCCGGCCGGGAAGCCGACCACCACGCGGATGGGCTTGGAGGGAAAGGCGGGCTGGGCCAGGACGGCCGCGGACAGACAGGCCAGGGTGGCGGCGGTGAGCCAGGTGCGCAAGCGCATGGGAAGTCTCCGTGAATGTCGGTGTTATGGAGACGGCAGCTTAAGGCGGGAGCGGCCATGGAGGCAGGGGCAATACCCGTGTGATGGCGGCTTCGCGGCGATTGCCGGCGCTCTGGCAGCTAACGCGCCGTCCGCCCGCGCTGCAGCCCCTTGGCGGCCACCTCCTGCGAGGCCCATTCGGCCTGTTCGATGAGCCGCCCCAGTTCCTGCACCGCCGCACGGCTGTCCTGCACCGACTCATCGCTGTACACCAGCATGTAATCCATCATGGGCAGTGGCGGCAACCCGTCGCGCTCGTCCAGCAGCACCATGCCGGGACGCATGTTGTCGCTCGTGAACATGGCCACCGCCAGGCCGCTCAGCACGGCGGCACGCAGGTCGTGCAGGCTGTGCGAACTGAAGGCCTTGTGCCAGGCGATGTCGGCCCGCTCGAGCGCATCGATCCCGATCTGGCCGCACACGCAAGGCAGCGGGGAATAGGCCAGCGGCAGCGATGCGCCGTCCAGCCGCTCCCAGCACTCGGCGGCAGCCCATACCATCGGCAGGCGCCGCAGCAGGATGCCGCCGCTCACCTCCGACGTGCTGGTGATCACGGCGAGGTCCAGATCCCCTTCGCGCACCATGGCAGACAGGTCGAGCGTGAGGCCCACGCTCACCTCCAGGCGGACATGCGGACAACTGCGCGCGAACTGGTGCAGCAGTTGCGGCAGGCCATCGCTCATGAAGTGCTCCTGCACCCCCAGGCGCACGGTGCCCTCGATCGGCGAGCAACGGAAATGCCGCTCCAGCGCTTCCTGTGCCTGCAGCACGCGCTGGGCGTGGTGCAGCAGATCCTCGCCATCGGCCGTCAGGCCCAGGCGCCGGGTCGTGCGGCGGAACAGCGGCCGACCCACCAGCGCCTCCAGCCGCCGGATCTGGTGGCTGACGGCGGACTGCGTCAGGTGCAGTTGCTGGGCCGCACGGGTGAAGCCCTGGTTGCGATGCACCGCGACGAAGGTATGCAGCAATCCGGTGTCGATGGTCATCGCGCCCTATAAATTAAAAAATTAACTGAATCCCACATTATTTAATCATTTGCATCATGAAGCCAGTCTTTCCAGAATGGCACCTGCCTTTCCGGCCTTCTTTCTGGAGACCCATCCCATGCCTGCCCACCGTCCAACATCCCAGGCCCTGGCGCTGGCCGCCATCTGCCTTTCCGCACTGATGTTCGGCCTGGAGATTTCCAGCGTGCCCGTGATCCTGTCCGTGCTGGACCAGGAACTGCACGCCGACTTCCAGGGCCTGCAATGGATCATGAATGCCTACACCATCGGCTGCACCACGGTGCTGATGGCCACCGGCACCCTGGCGGACCGCTATGGCCGCCGCCGCGTCTTCATGCTCAGCGTGCTGGCGTTCGGCCTCGCTTCGCTCTGGTGCGGATGGGCCGGCTCCACGCCCGTGCTCATCCTGGGCCGGCTGGTGCAGGGCATCGCAGGCGGCGCGATGTTCATCTGCTCCATCGCCCTCCTCTCGCACCAGTTTCCCGACGGCCGGGAGCGGGGCCGCGCCTTCGCGGTCTGGGGCGTGGTGGCCGGCGTCGGGCTGGGTTTCGGCCCCATGGCCGGCAGCGCCATCGTCTGGGCCTCCAGCTGGCACTGGGTGTTCCTCGTGCACGTGCCGCTGTCCGCGCTCACGCTGGCCCTGATCCGCGCCGGCGTGGCGGAATCCCGCGACCCACAGGCACGGGAGCACCGGCTGGACTGGGCCGGCCTCGGCACGCTGACCCTGGCCGTGCTCGGCTTCACCGGCTTCCTCATGCAGGGCGAAAGCCTCGGCTGGAAGAGCCCTGCCGTCCTCGGCCTGGCCACCCTGGCCGCCGCCAGCCTGGCGGCATTCGTCGCGGTGGAGCGCAGCCAGCCCCGCCCGATGTTCGACTTCTCCGTGTTCGCGATCCGCGACTTCTCTGGCGGCATCCTGGCCTGCGTCGGCATGAACTGCAGCTACTGGCCCTTCATGATCTATCTGCCCTTCTACTTCAGCGCCGGCGTGGGCCTGGACACCACGGCCACCGGCCTGATGCTGCTGGTCTATACGGTGCCGTTCCTGGTCATGCCGCCTGTCGCCCAGTGGCTGCTGCTGCGCTACCAGGCGGCCTGGGTGATCCCCTCCGGGCTCTTCGTCATCGGGCTGGGCTTCATGCTGATGTGGGGCGGCAGCCTGCTGGCCCACCTGGGCAGCTGGACCGTGCTGCCCGGCGCGCTCGTCGCAGGCATCGGGCTGGGACTGACCACGACGCCGGCCACCAACATGACCACCGCCTCGGTGCCGCCGCACCGCGCCGGCATGGCGTCAGGCATGGACGTGAGCGCACGCCTCATCACGCTGGTCATCCACATCGCCGTAATGGGCCTGGTGCTGGTGGCGGGCATACAGGCCGCATTGCGCGGGCTGTGGGGCCCGGCGGTGGAACCGGGCCTGCTGCAGGCGTTGGCCCAGCGGCTCGCGGGGGGCGACCT comes from the Paracidovorax avenae ATCC 19860 genome and includes:
- a CDS encoding MFS transporter, which translates into the protein MPAHRPTSQALALAAICLSALMFGLEISSVPVILSVLDQELHADFQGLQWIMNAYTIGCTTVLMATGTLADRYGRRRVFMLSVLAFGLASLWCGWAGSTPVLILGRLVQGIAGGAMFICSIALLSHQFPDGRERGRAFAVWGVVAGVGLGFGPMAGSAIVWASSWHWVFLVHVPLSALTLALIRAGVAESRDPQAREHRLDWAGLGTLTLAVLGFTGFLMQGESLGWKSPAVLGLATLAAASLAAFVAVERSQPRPMFDFSVFAIRDFSGGILACVGMNCSYWPFMIYLPFYFSAGVGLDTTATGLMLLVYTVPFLVMPPVAQWLLLRYQAAWVIPSGLFVIGLGFMLMWGGSLLAHLGSWTVLPGALVAGIGLGLTTTPATNMTTASVPPHRAGMASGMDVSARLITLVIHIAVMGLVLVAGIQAALRGLWGPAVEPGLLQALAQRLAGGDLAGAQQLLAGHSLPGASMVPLQEVVVQGFGWVMLYGGLAAWITAGLSLAVLRGRRAQGGLQPCGSGMH